From a region of the Betta splendens chromosome 5, fBetSpl5.4, whole genome shotgun sequence genome:
- the LOC129604165 gene encoding piggyBac transposable element-derived protein 4-like yields MAAARFTAAQVLEQIFLSQSNDDSEPEEESEEDVSSEEEKEKGEAEEADTAGPETDEGQKDSEGCDLRLDTSDEEVDDEEYNDDDDEEVDDEEYNDDDDDDEDDDEIIENVQRLEQIELEDEEEEKEEEEEEDKTFISKDGKIKWSSAAFRNGEEARNVPLSPLSAQGPTEYAAAQAVDFESTFRMFVTPAVERIVLENTNLEGSRKLGSAWKGMDEVDLRAYLGLLILSGVYRSRGEAVASLWDAESGRAIFRATMSLKLFHAYSKLLRFDDRQTRPARRATDKLAAVREVWDAWVERLPSLYDPGPNVTVDEQLVPFRGRCSFRQYMPSKPAKYGLKFWVACDAKSSYAWKMQLYTGKPGGGGGGGGGGGGGGGEKRASEKKQGQRVVLDVTEGLAGPRNVTCDNFFTSYELGQRLLRRELTMLGTVRKNKPELPPALLSVKGRSAFSSAFAFTPSTVLVSYVPKKNKNVILMSTLHSAATAADDVLLVDAGRRDKKPFAVLDYNATKGGVDNLDKVIGTYRGSR; encoded by the exons atggccgctgctcgtttcaccgccgcacaggttctagagcagatttttttaagccaatctaatgacgactctgaaccagaagaggaatctgaggaagacgtgtcaagtgaagaagagaaagaaaaaggagaagcagaagaagcagatacagcaggaccagaaacagatgaaggacaaaaagacagcgagggatgtgatctaaggctggacacttcagatgaagaagttgatgatgaagaatataatgatgatgatgatgaagaagttgatgatgaagaatataatgatgatgatgatgatgatgaagatgatgatgaaataatagaaaatgtgcaaagactggagcaaatagaactcgaggatgaagaagaagaaaaagaagaagaagaagaagaagataaaacttttatctctaaagacgggaaaataaaatggtcctccgctgcgtttcgcaacggcgaggaagcgaggaacgtccctcttagtcctctttctgcccagggacccacagagtacgcggcggctcaggcggtcgactttgaatcgaccttccgcatgtttgtgaccccggcggtggaaaggatcgtcctggagaacaccaacctggagggctctcgaaagctcgggagcgcctggaagggcatggacgaggtcgacctgcgagcctacttgggcctcctgattttgtccggcgtctacaggtcccgaggggaggccgtggccagcctgtgggacgccgagagcggcagggccatttttcgcgccacgatgtcgctcaagttgtttcacgcttactcgaagctgttgcgtttcgacgatcgccaaacgagacccgccaggcgagcgacggacaaactggcagccgtgagagaggtctgggacgcgtgggtggagcggctgcccagcctctacgacccgggtcctaacgtgacggtggacgagcaactggtacctttcagag gtcgttgctctttcagacagtacatgcctagcaagccagcaaaatacggcctcaagttttgggtggcgtgcgacgccaagtccagctacgcttggaagatgcagctttacacaggcaagccaggaggaggaggaggaggaggaggaggaggaggaggaggaggaggagaaaagagagcttctgaaaaaaagcagggccagcgggtcgtgctggacgtcacagaagggctcgccgggcctcgcaacgtgacgtgcgacaactttttcacttcctacgaactgggccagcggctcctgcgcagggagctcaccatgctcggtacggttcgcaagaacaagccggaattgccgccggcgctcctctcggtcaagggcaggagcgccttctcctccgcgtttgccttcactcccagcaccgtcctggtgtcctacgtgcccaagaaaaacaaaaacgtgatcctgatgagcacgctacactcggccgccacggccgccgacgacgtcctcctcgtcgacgcaggacggcgggacaaaaagccctttgccgtcctagactacaacgccaccaagggaggcgtagacaacctggacaaggtgataggaacctacagaggcagccggtaa
- the LOC129604166 gene encoding uncharacterized protein LOC129604166: MYLPVPHPPGVRRDPSPMYLPVPHPPGVRRDPSSLYLPVRRSPGVRRDPSPMYLPVPHPPGVRRDPSSLYLPVRRPPGVRRDPSPMYLPVPHPPGVRRDPSPLYLPVRRSPGVRRDPSPMYLLVPNPPGVRRDPSSLYLPVRRSPGVRRDPSPMYLPVPHPPGVRRDPSSLYLPVRRPPGVRRDPSPMYLPVPHPPGVRRDPSSLYLPVRRSPGVRRDPSPMYLPVPHPPGVRRDPSSLYLPVRRPAGVRRDPSPMYLPVPRPPGVRRDPGPLYLPVPRPPGVRRDPGPLYLPVLRVMAVYKKTLQTIAVI; this comes from the exons atgtacctccccgtcccgcatcctcccggggtcaggcgcgaccccagccccatgtacctccccgtcccgcatcctcccggggtcaggcgcgaccccagctccctgtacctccccgtcaggcgttctcccggggtcaggcgcgaccccagccccatgtacctccccgtcccgcatcctcccggggtcaggcgcgaccccagctccctgtacctccccgtcaggcgtcctcccggggtcaggcgcgaccccagccccatgtacctccccgtcccgcatcctcccggggtcaggcgcgaccccagccccctgtacctccccgtcaggcgttctcccggggtcaggcgcgaccccagccccatgtacctcctcGTCCCgaatcctcccggggtcaggcgcgaccccagctccctgtacctccccgtcaggcgttctcccggggtcaggcgcgaccccagccccatgtacctccccgtcccgcatcctcccggggtcaggcgcgaccccagctccctgtacctccccgtcaggcgtcctcccggggtcaggcgcgaccccagccccatgtacctccccgtcccgcatcctcccggggtcaggcgcgaccccagctccctgtacctccccgtcaggcgttctcccggggtcaggcgcgaccccagccccatgtacctccccgtcccgcatcctcccggggtcaggcgcgaccccagctccctgtacctccccgtcaggcgtcctgccggggtccggcgcgaccccagccccatgtacctccccgtcccgcgtcctcccggggtcaggcgcgaccccggccccctgtacctccccgtcccgcgtcctcccggggtcaggcgcgaccccggccccctgtacctcccggttctcagagtaatggctgtctacaagaagacg ctgcagaccatcgcagtcatttga